AAAAGCAATCGAAGCTCCGTGGCCCTTACAGGAGCGGAATGGCGTCCACTTCCTCTGCAACCGGGTGTAAGGTCTCACGGTCCACTCGatattcccgcctcgggtgactgtctgtgtggagctgcactttcttcccgtgtctgcgtgggtttcctccgggtgctccagtttcctctcacagtccaaaggttaggtggattgaccgtgctaaattgccccttagtgtccaaaaggttaggtggggttactgggttccggggatacggtggaagccagggcttaagtaggatgctcgttccaagggctggcgcactcgatgggccgaatggcctccttctgcactgtaagttcgatCTTGCTGTGATatttttaatcatctttattgtcacaagtaggcttacatgaacactgcaatgaagttactgtgaaaagcccctagtcgccacattccgccgcctgttcagatacacagagggagaattcaaaatgcccaaatgacctaacagcaaggctttcgggactcgtgggaggaaaccggagcacccggaggaaacccacacagacacagggtgaacgtgcagactccgcacagacagtggtccaagccgggaatcgaacctgggaccctggcgctgtgaagcaatagtgctaaccactgtgcgacaagTATCACCTCTTCCACATGAAAAAAACACTTGGCTCTCCGTAGGTGGATGCCAGACTCCGAAAACGCCAGAGAATTTCTGCCAAGTTGTCCAGATGCTCCTGCTGGGTCGCCCCAGTGATCAGCACATCATCATCATCTAAATATACCGCTACACACGGTAACCCAAGCAGAATGGTCTCCATTACCCACTGGAATATGGCACAGGCCGGCGACATGCCGAAGGGCACCCAGCTGTACTCAAATTGGCCGCGGTGCATGTTGATCGTGATGAAACGGCGGGAGGCTGAGTCCAGCTCGACTTGCTAATATGCATGACTCGTATCAAGTTTAGTAATTGAGACTCCACCTGCTAATTTAGCATAAATGTCCACAATGTGGAGCATCGGATAACGGTCCAAACGCGAAGCCATATTTACCGCCACTTTATAATCCCCACATAACCGAACCGTCTTGTTCGGCTTCAACACTGGAACCACTGGCGCTGCTCAGTCTGCAAAGCGCAAGGGTTGGATGGTCCCCAATCCTTCAAGCAGGCTGAGCTCGGTCTCCACTTTTGCCAGCAATCCATAAGGGACCGGGTGGGTTCTGAAATATCTCAGCTGTGCACTCGATTTGACATGGATTCTGGCCACAACATCCTTAATCTTCCGCAATTCGGGCTGAAAGACTTGGGGGTACACTCCCAGTACTTTGCTCAGGCCCACTGATTCCATTTGGAAGATGTGTTGCCAATCAAAATGTAGGCGGCTCAACCAATCACGGTCTAACAGGCTAGGTCCATGCCCCTTTACTAAAATTAGCGGGAGGCGCACCGACTGCCGTTCATAAACGACCGGGGATATGGCGGTCCCCACAATGCCCAGCGGGTCACCTGTATGAGTGGCCAATCGGGCCTCAGTGTCCTTCAAATCCAAGTGTTGTACCCCTTTCTTCATGTGGTCGAAAGTTTGCCCTCCTACAACGGGCACTGCAGCGCCAGTATCAAGCTCCATATCCTGTAGATGCCCATTTACCTGCACTGCGATTTTAATGGGGGCGTCCCGAGACTCCACCACACAGTTGAGCTGCAGACAGTCTTCCTCAAGGTTCATCCAGGCGGGGTCATAAATATTAACTGATTGGTCGGAAGTACAACTAAGAATTCAGGAAAACCTTCTCAACGCAGAAGGTGGTTGTAATGTGGAACCTGGGAACACATGGAGCtgttgaggtgaatagcattgaTATGTTCAAGGGGAAGTTGAGTCAGTGCGTGAGACTTCCCTGAGACAGCAGCAggtgccgaatggcctgcttctgagcTGTAGATTCCATGTAATTCAATGTTAATGTTCTTTGTGCGATTCAGGAGAGAATCTTATTCACTTAACTGGGATTGGCTGTGAAGCATTATGAACAAAAATGATGACAGCTTATACATTGGGAGTTAACTTCAATTCTTGCCTTTTCCAGTCTGCTATCAATACAGACATGGTTGTAGAATAGATTAGTAATTATACCCCACGATGCTCAATGGTCTAATAGCACATGCAGGAGAAACTCAATGGATAGAATATTGTGGAGGGGCAAACAGGTCACCCTTGACCCGGAAATATGCCTGGTGGGGGCACATAAAATGCAGCCCTAAGTCTCTTTTGGTATGTGAGCTTATTGCCAGTTatgtgtattaaaaaaaaaagatctgtCAGCTACCGATGTCAGGAGTCCACCGGAAGGAGTACATGCTTCCCGGTGCCAACTGCTTATTCTTGGCATTTGCGCAATATCCGGGCAAATGCTTCATGGAAAATAAATGTGTTTAATTCTTAAGTGAGTGCATGCAGAAAAATAAGGGGAAAAAAACAGCACTTGGTGAAGAAGCGAATCAGCCTAAACAGTTGTCGCACAAGTTAAATTCAGGATCAAAGGGCAGGCATAGAGAAGCTGCCGACCTTTTTATTCGTTCCAGGCTGATCTCATTAGATGGCAACAGAGATAGAAATTGCATTTGATGGAATTAAAATGTCATTATTGCAAGGAAGGTAAATGGCAAATGCTGATATTACGCAAACTGGTCCTGCAGTATCCCTGGTGAGAAAAAACAGAGCTAACGTCAATGGCTTCCCGCCAGTCTTGACGAAAGGTAAATAAAAAGGAAAGGTTAGCTGTGTTTTCTACCCactcatgctgccagacctgctggctattttcagcaatttctgttttcattttgcatattccacatctgcagtattttggttttGTATCATGGTGGTAAGGTTCTTAAATAATGTATTCTTTGCACACACCCGGCTAGCCCGATATTTATTGCTGATTCTTAATCGTCCTTGGGAATGTTCattccaccttcttgaaccgctacagtccatctGAGGGAGTTccgggactttgacccagcgacactgaagaaatggggatgtttttctaagtcaggatggtgtgtggcttggaggcgaACGTGCAGGGGGTGGTGTCCCCCATGCATCGACTGCCCTGGTTCTCCTCAGAGGTAGAGGTCATGGATTTtggaacattggattggattgcatttgtttgttgtcacgtgtaccgaggtacagtgaaaggtattgttctgcgtgtagttcagacagttcattccatacatgaaaagaaactacatagggcaaacataactatacaatgtaaatacatagacacaggctgaAGCATCCAGGTAATGCTATTCAGTATagaggatgtgtgaagagatcagatcagtacgtaagaaggtcgtttaggagtctggtaacagcgggtaaggagctgtttttgagtctgttagggcgtgttctcagacttttgtatctcctgcccgatggaagaagttggaagcgtgaATAAGCCagatgggaagggtctttgattatgctgcccgctttcccaaggcaacggcgATGTAGACAGAGTCAGAGGATGGGAGGTGGGTTGGTGTGATAGACTGGACTGTATTTacgactttctgtagtttcttacggtcttgggccgagcagttgtcataccaggctgtgatgcagtcagataggatgctttctatggtgtatctgtaaaaattggtaagagtcaatgtggacatgccgaatttccttagtttcctgagaaagcactgttgcgctttcttggtggtagcgtcgacgtggggtggaccaggacagattattggggatgtgcacacctgggaagctgtcaaccatctccacctcggccccgttggtgcagaCAGGTGTGTGTACGATAAGGCCCgtcaagcctgtcccaccattcaataagatcacggctgatcggattgtggcctgaactctactttcctgtctgcccccatatccctcaactcctttatagatcaaaaatctgtctaactcagctttgaataaTGCCAAATAGGCCAAGGAAGGGTGAGGATGATGTCTCATGTAGCTGAAAAGCCACGTGGAAAAAAACAGTTGAAGCTAGCCCAAACCCCGTGAACGAATGTATCCTCAAAGGTACAGGACAGGCCAGAAACCCAGGGAGGTCAGACCCCAGGGGGAGAATTCGACAAGGGATGGAGTCCGTGCTCCTGCTGGGCCTTGCTGTCTGAAACTTGAATTTCACTTTTAGAAGATGGGTGCCTGAAAGTGTTTTgttatgttttgttatgctcttgacgtaacataagctgcttccttgatgtgcactctgacaaaggaaggttcagacttggagatagcttgaacacatttattaaactattaacaattctcctacttgaatttgactttcctgttaatcctgctatagatactcagactaactaaccagtctgctacaatccacgtggtgggtgtgatgtgtttcaatcaaccctgtctgtactcactaagtgtctccactggaaagaggaagagcatgtgtgctctgtccttttatatgggtaaccccttgtggtagtgtcacctctgggtgtgttgtgactgcccattagtcgtgtcctatcttactgacctattggttgaatgtctgtgtgtcatgatgtctctggtgcttcctctagtgtttatttagttccagtgtatttacattaaccccttgtgtatttacagtgatgcatatcgccacatccccccttttttcgtgttacatattttctgtacagtgttaaagaaaattgaacaaaaacaggtagataagtgatgctatgtactatgatgactgtgatgactgtatgatagtatacaagaccaaataatagttgcaaTGACTTTTAGGATaacacaatacaaaataaaagtcatgagtccaaagttcatgaatttatatggtctggtatagaagtgtcaatggtgacattgtcattcccttgtgagcgccgtcagtgtcctggtgtttggtcatcaggaggtgttcaagtggtcaaatcacttcattgactgatttggagtctggtTCTTTTTTTTTcccgatgcttatggtagcaatccttgatggcatctgtccggaaagccaggttgcctgttggtagtgcagcaaacgtgaattggtaagatgcatcgtcctgccatggtatgtcattgtactgagctgagcaggaacagtgtccctcatttgcagagttgtaccatgtcgtaccattcgtagttccattgttgttgtctttgtcgtgcttgttgttgacgttgttgcctctggtatgcttcttgttattgtctttgatgtggttttcacaggttgtgttgttgtgttggttggattTGTTGTCGTgtgtgctgcgctcaaggaccacactctgtggataataagagtccttcacacagttactcgtgtcagcgtcctttgtggcatctgctgtttccttgagcgtgccgtcaccgaGTTCGCGGCGCTCCCCCCCTGGAGTCATTTCATTCAGGACTGCATTTGTTTGTGgggaggctcgagcggatgaggtgttaattaacatggtgtcaccggagtcaccagtagtctcactgtgattgtcttcTTTAACCTGTTTTAAGAGTCGCTCCCTCTCCTCCTGTGGCGATCCCATACTCTTACCCTCTGCAACCACATGACTGCGGTGAGTTTCCAGCTCATGCAGCGTTTCATACAGCACCACAGCTTCTTGCTTCACCTGGGAATGTGCTATCTCAGCCCCCAGGGTTTCCTTCTTCGTGTTTAATATATCCAGCTCTTGCTGTCGAGCATCCAACTCCTGCAACAAGCGTTCATTAATTGCTTTCATTTTTATATATCTGGCTTGTTTGTCTTCTGCCATGTTTTTTATGATGGTATCTGCCGCTTGCTTTTCTCGTTCACTTGAACTGGGTAACTgtcagtcttcttctggtggctcaaataatgtgggtggactgtcatggttgctttgttgttcacgtgagtgtggtacagtcatagtcttcttgctgttcacttgaggttgctaaaccttcatggtcttgttcatgcaaggactgcgctctggagtcttgcgttccttccaccgtggagtctgtccacgagctcactgtggaggcttgtgtcactccctctgtggagtcttgtaacgttccctgtgtggaatcgtgcattggtctcgctgtggagactgtcatcacttcttgttcatgcaaggactgcgctctggagtcttgcgctgcttctatcgtggagtctgtacacaagctcgctgtggaggcttgtgtcactggagtcactttctgtgtggagacgtgcagttgtctcactgtggagtctttcatcgctttctgtgtggaggctgagacccttcgtggtgcgtggaccactctctgtgtagagtcggggactcttcgcggtgcgtggaccactctctgtgtggcagcaggccggtctctgtgggcttgtaccgctctctgtctcttggcttaatcctgcactcacgagttgggatgtcatatatgctgggctgaggattccccaatccgaagaacttgtCGTCGGAGTATTCAATGTACAACacttctagttgcggttcggatttggtcctGGGGTAGCCAtcacccaagatgaaatcttcgtctgagtcattgtctacaaaaacatatcatcttctagggcggtgctaactgcttgttgcagggttctgcggaggttactttcagctactggtcgaatttcaggcattgtgctgtcgttccaggtaaaagaatcttgttttgaggctttaaaatttTTGTTTCTTATTTTGGGACATttctcctttaagtgggcgtgggccggggcctctgacgccacaaagcttgtgacgtagagcgtaggaagcgattgcacatgcgcagatcttgGGGCCTTatttgcaactgcgcatgtgcgtcaCCTTTTCTATGATGGCAGCAAATCAAAACTTCCGTTTtctgcaggcctaccttcgcctggTGGTCaggattggcgcctcttttaccgtttgtTCTTTTATCTTCCTTGCAAAATTCTTGGAACTTGTCTAGGACTGCCTGGAAGttcctcttgttttgcccctttgagtatttgaaggtctggaagatttcagctgttcttggacccgcgatggtaagtaggagCTTTATTTTCTCAGCATCAACCATGCCATCTAGGTCGAACGCtatcaggtagatctcaaatctctgcctgaacgcacaccagtttgcactgagattgccgtggtacctgagctgttgTGGAACCGGAATTTCGAACATCATGCCTGGGCGCTGCTGCTGGTTGTCACGAATTTGTTGAATTAAGCTACAGGGATTCAACAGGTCACTCCttcgtaccatgttttgttatgctcttgacgtagcataagctgcttccttgatgtacactctgacaaaggaaggttcagacttggagatagctttaacacatttattaaactattaacaattctcctacttggattcgactctcctgttaatcctgctatagctactcagactaactaaccagtctgctacaatccacgtggtgggtgtgatgtgtttcaatcaaccctgtctgtactcactaagtgtctccactggaaagaggaagagcatgtgtgctctgtccttttatatgggtagcccccttgtggtagtgtcatctctgggtgtgTTGTGACTGCCCatttgtcgtgtcctatcttactgacctattggttgaatgtctgtgtgtcatgatgtctctggtgcaccctctagtgttgatttagttctagtgtatttacattaaccccttgtgtatttacagtgatgcatatcaccacagaaaggTCCCCAAACAGATACTCCATTGACGATGAAACTACCTTGACCCGATTTAAATTAAAAGAAGCCTGTGCTACTGTTGTGAGAAAGTGAACAGAGAGGAAGGTTTTGTGCAGAAAAAAACAGAGGGACCAGAGAGGCACAAGCTGATCAATGTTTTATGAGGCAGCTTCATAAATGTGTTCATAACGATTTAATCTATTCAATATTTGCATCTTAAAGCTATTTGCAACTGTGCTTGGAATATGACCAGTGAAATCACGGATAGACAATAGGCTAGTTTAAAAATGCCTCAATCACCATTTCCTGGAACAATTTGCTTTCTATAATGATGTATTGACATGCAAATCCCGTCATCTCTCCAGTGGTTACCTTTGCAATTAGTCATAAATAAAACCAACAGTGATGGAAAGTAGCAGCCAGATGATTTTTTAGTCCTCTCACCATTTCTGTCTTGGCTCTTAATAACTTTGACAGGAACTATTGACTGTCAGCATCAATGACTCCGGCAGAATGCTTCCATGCAGAATTACTGAGTAAATCCTGATATTTCTCCTGGTAATAAATCCAAATAATCCTTACTGAGGACAGAAAAGTCCTTGAATCAATATACTCGGTGCTCATCTAATATAAAAACATAAAGCTTCTGTTTAATAATGAAATAGACAAACTCAGTAACAGAAACTAGGCGCGAGTGATCAAGGGGTCTTGACATCGACATatgacaaagaacatacagtgcagaaggaggccattcgacccgtcgagtctgcaccgacccacttaagctctcacttccaccctatccccgtaacccaatcacccctcctaacctttttggacactgagggcaatttatcttggccaatccacctaacctgcacgtctttggactgtgggaggaaactggagcacccggagggaacccacgcagacacggggaaaacgtgcagtctccgcacagacagggaatcgaaccatggaccctggcgctgtgaagccacagtgctaaccactatgcttccgtgctgcctgtaaaggatgtgaggcatcccacctCTGCTGGAGGAAAAATTGGAAAGCAATGATCCAATTGTTCGAATTAATCTTTAAAAATAGAAATGTTCTGGAAAAACAGATATCTTCAAAGATAATAATGATGAGGAGAAATGGCCGTGATGATATTTTGAAAGAAAATTGCCCTGATTTGCTAATGTTAAGCTAGAAATGGCTCTTCGTTTTGAGAAGTCCAGATGAATTAATTAGCTTCCTTTCAGAACAACAAAAGAGGCACATCTAAGGATAACAACGAAGTGAGCTTAAGTGCTGAGCAACGGGTCCATTACAAAAATTAAATAAATTGTTTCTCTGAGTCAACCATCTTCCCCTTCTCATCCCCTCCCTCAATACAATCTTGGTCTGAGTTGAATTGAGAGGTGGGATTTCTAGGCCTGATGGATTCGGGGCAGTAGTGCCACGCACATGGTCCCGTTGCCGCCATTGTTGCATCCTCCTCTATTTTCCCGCCATTCTTGGAAGAGGCGATATGAGGGTGAATTTAAAGGAAGAAAAATggatttgcatttatgtagtgacTTCAACAACCTCAggactcaaagcactttacagccaatgaagtatttttaaaGCGAGATCACTGTTG
The genomic region above belongs to Scyliorhinus torazame isolate Kashiwa2021f chromosome 6, sScyTor2.1, whole genome shotgun sequence and contains:
- the LOC140425703 gene encoding uncharacterized protein is translated as MAEDKQARYIKMKAINERLLQELDARQQELDILNTKKETLGAEIAHSQVKQEAVVLYETLHELETHRSHVVAEGKSMGSPQEERERLLKQVKEDNHSETTGDSGDTMLINTSSARASPQTNAVLNEMTPGGERRELGDGTLKETADATKDADTSNCVKDSYYPQSVVLERSTHDNKSNQHNNTTCENHIKDNNKKHTRGNNVNNKHDKDNNNGTTNGTTWYNSANEGHCSCSAQYNDIPWQDDASYQFTFAALPTGNLAFRTDAIKDCYHKHREKKRTRLQISQ